A single window of Rubripirellula lacrimiformis DNA harbors:
- a CDS encoding sulfatase-like hydrolase/transferase, which produces MMFRRSVFRPFCLLLSLLPFGCDVQSAEPASGRPNLIFILTDDQRYDTLGCTGNQFVQTPHLDQLAADGTLFANASVTSAICTPSRACYFLGQYERKHGVNFNSGTAMTQQAWSKGYPMVLRDAGYFTGYVGKNHVPIGPQGYDSDVIDHSFDFWYAGHGHLSFYPKRRHKIFEHAIADTQTEVVGEGAVSFLSNSAGFIEGADAFLQQRPANQPFCLSIACNLPHGSGTRSMEMLPTDPELYRTMFRDRMDQIGIPQTYVAADQIRKPKLPADVLFSDFRQTNYDFVDSPELLKEQLVRKAQTITGIDRMVGRIRTTLAEQGLADNTVIIFTSDHGLMNGEFGLGGKALNYEACLRVPMIVMDPRIDTDQRGRRSLALVQSIDIAPTLIEYAGADLPDEMQGHSLRPLVDGTTDSIRDVSFAENLWSTYFGNPRIESVRTRDWKYIRYFENDRDQFASVTKKTLYQVSQSQIESYSRWLTSSIEGEAPVYEELFHLASDPSESVNLVARPIYAERLQQMRQQCQASVTLAKGDVDQPSATIVVPEIREGKTK; this is translated from the coding sequence ATGATGTTTCGACGAAGTGTTTTTCGCCCATTCTGTTTGCTCCTTTCTCTGCTCCCGTTTGGCTGCGATGTGCAGTCCGCGGAACCGGCATCGGGGCGTCCCAATCTGATTTTCATTCTGACCGACGACCAGCGATATGACACGCTTGGTTGCACGGGGAATCAGTTCGTGCAAACACCGCACTTGGATCAGTTGGCCGCCGATGGCACCCTGTTCGCCAACGCATCGGTGACCAGCGCGATCTGCACGCCCAGTCGCGCATGCTATTTCCTTGGCCAGTACGAACGCAAACATGGCGTCAATTTCAACTCTGGCACCGCGATGACCCAGCAGGCATGGTCCAAGGGCTATCCGATGGTGCTGCGCGACGCCGGATACTTCACGGGGTACGTTGGCAAGAATCATGTTCCCATCGGCCCCCAAGGCTATGACTCGGACGTCATCGATCATAGCTTTGACTTTTGGTACGCCGGCCACGGGCATCTATCGTTCTATCCCAAACGTCGACACAAAATTTTCGAACATGCGATCGCCGACACACAGACCGAAGTCGTGGGCGAAGGCGCCGTCAGTTTTCTTTCCAACAGTGCGGGATTCATCGAAGGTGCGGACGCATTTTTGCAGCAACGTCCCGCCAACCAACCCTTTTGCCTATCGATCGCCTGCAATTTGCCGCACGGATCAGGCACCCGATCGATGGAAATGCTGCCCACCGATCCCGAACTGTATCGGACCATGTTCCGAGACCGAATGGATCAAATTGGCATCCCCCAAACCTACGTTGCCGCGGACCAGATCAGAAAGCCAAAACTGCCCGCGGATGTGCTGTTCAGCGATTTCCGACAAACCAACTATGACTTTGTCGACAGCCCTGAACTGCTGAAAGAACAACTGGTCCGCAAAGCACAGACGATCACAGGAATCGATCGGATGGTGGGCCGGATTCGAACGACGCTTGCCGAACAAGGGCTCGCCGACAACACCGTCATCATTTTCACTTCGGACCACGGGCTGATGAACGGCGAATTCGGACTCGGCGGAAAGGCACTCAACTACGAAGCCTGTTTGCGTGTACCGATGATTGTGATGGATCCGCGAATCGATACGGACCAGCGTGGCCGCCGGTCCTTGGCATTGGTTCAATCGATCGACATCGCACCCACCCTGATTGAGTACGCCGGCGCTGACCTTCCGGATGAAATGCAGGGGCACAGTCTTCGCCCCCTGGTCGACGGAACCACCGACAGCATCCGCGATGTCAGTTTCGCAGAAAACCTATGGTCGACCTACTTTGGCAACCCGCGAATCGAATCTGTACGAACGCGTGATTGGAAGTACATCCGGTATTTCGAAAACGATCGCGATCAGTTCGCCAGTGTCACAAAGAAAACGCTGTACCAAGTCAGCCAAAGTCAAATCGAAAGCTATTCACGTTGGCTGACCAGTTCGATCGAAGGCGAAGCTCCGGTGTACGAGGAACTGTTCCACTTGGCCTCGGATCCCAGTGAATCGGTCAACCTTGTGGCACGTCCGATCTATGCCGAACGTCTTCAACAAATGCGTCAACAATGCCAAGCATCCGTGACGCTGGCCAAAGGCGACGTAGACCAACCGTCCGCGACCATTGTCGTCCCTGAAATTCGCGAAGGCAAAACGAAGTAG
- a CDS encoding family 16 glycoside hydrolase → MKTIFSVLSLMAILCTAAVSADEPSNRTVVLQDNFDGRTSVGDAYSTARGMEDAWSVVDGVLIGKQTNDDHGAVIRTELAFDDIEIEFDFRFSGGSRFNFVIDDKNERSVHSGHICRVSISPKQLNVSDDKVGSMNLEVRKIRQNPAATDADKQTLQQVLAKTQSAVKVDLKRGQWHHLRVRIQGDQMQAFLDGKLATSLKSPGFAHATKSKFGFTVNGSTIDFDNLMAYRIDPSTTR, encoded by the coding sequence ATGAAAACGATCTTCTCCGTCCTGTCGCTCATGGCGATCCTTTGCACCGCTGCCGTTTCGGCCGACGAACCGTCCAATCGCACCGTCGTCCTGCAAGACAACTTTGACGGTCGTACATCGGTGGGCGATGCCTATTCCACTGCTCGCGGAATGGAGGACGCATGGTCGGTGGTGGATGGAGTTCTGATCGGCAAACAAACCAATGACGATCACGGCGCTGTGATCCGTACCGAGTTGGCATTTGACGACATCGAAATCGAGTTTGACTTTCGGTTCAGCGGCGGCAGCCGATTCAATTTCGTGATCGATGACAAGAACGAAAGATCGGTTCACTCCGGTCACATCTGTCGCGTTTCGATCTCGCCCAAACAATTGAATGTCAGTGACGATAAAGTTGGCAGCATGAATCTAGAAGTTCGCAAAATCCGCCAGAATCCCGCTGCCACGGACGCTGACAAACAAACTCTTCAGCAGGTGCTAGCCAAAACTCAATCCGCGGTCAAAGTCGACCTCAAACGAGGCCAGTGGCATCATCTGCGAGTCCGCATTCAAGGCGACCAGATGCAGGCATTTCTGGATGGCAAGCTTGCCACCAGCCTGAAATCACCTGGGTTCGCACACGCCACGAAATCAAAATTCGGATTCACGGTCAACGGTTCGACCATCGATTTTGACAACCTGATGGCCTATCGAATCGATCCAAGCACCACCCGGTAA